One segment of Nothobranchius furzeri strain GRZ-AD chromosome 13, NfurGRZ-RIMD1, whole genome shotgun sequence DNA contains the following:
- the rflnb gene encoding refilin-B, with amino-acid sequence MVGRLNLPNVSEGDPLGMSCSRAERGLDSPDSGLPPSPSPSAWLMPAGAGKAGGVSPVSEDEERGSLVSVSPAGPLPELQPLSFGEGIRLEPLPPKELRYKSFVHYDSDRHFIQTVDLQPRGQGLELCRQTIVALPHSTWRHYKTQLELEPRLRPQCFRSTTIIYPKKTSEAYITELSYDSHRQCRRFLSSVELEVACSRRLPQ; translated from the exons ATGGTCGGCAGGTTGAACTTGCCAAATGTTTCCGAAGGAGATCCTCTAGGCATGAGCTGCAGCAGGGCTGAGAGGGGACTTGACAGCCCGGACTCTGGGTTACCCCCGAGTCCGAGCCCCAGCGCCTGGCTGATGCCTGCGGGCGCAGGGAAAGCCGGTGGGGTGAGCCCGGTGTCGGAGGACGAAGAAAGGGGCTCCCTG GTTTCGGTTTCACCAGCTGGCCCTTTACCTGAGCTGCAGCCTCTGTCTTTTGGGGAGGGTATCAGATTAGAACCGTTGCCACCAAAGGAGCTGAG ATACAAATCATTCGTGCACTATGACTCTGACCGTCACTTCATCCAGACTGTGGATCTGCAGCCTCGGGGCCAGGGCCTGGAGCTCTGCAGACAAACCATCGTGGCTTTGCCCCACAGCACCTGGCGCCACTACAAGACACAGCTGGAGTTGGAGCCACGCCTTCGTCCCCAATGCTTCAGAAGCACCACCATCATCTACCCTAAGAAAACCAGCGAAGCCTACATCACAGAGCTGAGCTACGACTCCCACCGGCAGTGCAGACGCTTCCTGTCGAGTGTGGAGCTGGAGGTGGCCTGCAGCAGGAGGCTACCTCAATGA